Proteins encoded by one window of Bacteroidota bacterium:
- a CDS encoding extracellular solute-binding protein — translation MTNRLRISFILFAAALLLSGCAREQTGGSVPDPNFELTYWPAPNTQEIELAETLVTAWNQLHPDIHVRMQPIPVSQSTEEVLLAAIAGKTTPDVCSNIWPGALHDYMQSGGLVALDRFPDFDSVALSRTPRELLETFRASDSHLYQLPWKTNPVMMFYNERLFREAGVDSIPRTYSQYLAAAKKVTRDLDGDGQIDVWMGERDIRPIWWQRLFDFYPFFIGASGGSMLFRNNEVAFDNREAVEVFSFFRECYASRYFPRTFFQGGDPFNLEKKATHFAGPWQVSQVQKFAPHIKFGVAPLPVPDSHTGPVYTSGDYKNIAIFSTTRHPKEAWEFVKFLVSPQHDLLLLKIANQIPVRGDLLTNPIFSSYFEKNPVMVSFARQAPYTRGMDAVPDLQEIFDAISQEYEACCVYGRVSPADAIRDAAKRTRLIVEWNQ, via the coding sequence ATGACAAATCGATTGCGAATCTCATTCATCCTCTTCGCCGCGGCACTCCTCCTGTCCGGATGCGCCCGGGAGCAGACGGGCGGTTCGGTGCCCGACCCGAACTTCGAGCTCACTTACTGGCCGGCTCCCAACACGCAGGAGATCGAGCTCGCCGAAACACTTGTCACCGCCTGGAATCAGCTTCACCCCGACATCCACGTGCGCATGCAGCCGATTCCGGTGAGCCAATCGACCGAGGAGGTGCTCCTTGCCGCGATCGCCGGCAAGACCACCCCCGATGTCTGCTCGAACATCTGGCCCGGCGCGCTCCACGATTACATGCAGTCGGGAGGGCTCGTCGCGCTCGACCGGTTTCCCGATTTCGATTCAGTCGCGCTTTCCCGCACCCCCCGGGAACTCCTCGAGACGTTTCGGGCCTCCGACTCTCACCTCTACCAGCTTCCCTGGAAGACCAATCCGGTCATGATGTTTTACAACGAACGCCTCTTCCGCGAGGCGGGTGTCGATTCGATACCGAGGACCTATTCGCAATACCTGGCCGCCGCGAAGAAGGTGACCCGCGACCTCGACGGGGACGGGCAGATCGACGTCTGGATGGGGGAGCGGGACATACGTCCGATCTGGTGGCAGCGCCTCTTCGACTTCTACCCCTTCTTCATCGGCGCTTCCGGCGGCTCGATGCTCTTCCGGAACAACGAGGTGGCGTTCGACAACCGGGAAGCCGTCGAGGTCTTTTCATTCTTCCGCGAGTGCTACGCGAGCCGGTACTTCCCGAGGACGTTTTTCCAGGGGGGAGACCCGTTCAACCTCGAAAAGAAGGCGACCCACTTCGCCGGCCCCTGGCAGGTGTCTCAAGTCCAAAAATTCGCCCCGCATATAAAATTCGGCGTGGCGCCCCTGCCGGTCCCCGATTCGCACACCGGCCCCGTCTACACGTCGGGGGATTACAAGAACATCGCGATCTTCAGCACGACGAGGCACCCGAAGGAGGCGTGGGAGTTCGTGAAATTTTTGGTCAGCCCGCAGCACGACCTCCTGCTTCTGAAGATCGCCAACCAGATCCCCGTGCGGGGCGACCTTCTGACGAACCCGATTTTTTCAAGCTATTTTGAGAAGAACCCGGTCATGGTCAGCTTCGCGCGCCAGGCTCCCTACACGCGGGGGATGGACGCCGTTCCGGATCTGCAGGAGATCTTCGACGCCATCTCGCAGGAATACGAGGCGTGTTGCGTCTACGGGAGAGTGTCTCCCGCCGACGCGATCCGCGATGCGGCGAAGAGAACAAGGTTGATCGTCGAGTGGAACCAATGA
- a CDS encoding carbohydrate ABC transporter permease, producing MRTALKYLLLVLGAIVFAYPFLWMISGSFKPELEINGFSLWSSNFVLAGYRAVFTKIPIIRALLNSLVVSLSVTASVVVFGSMVGYALAKLDFLGRGVLYLLILFTMMIPFQITLIPQYILMVKLGWTDTYLSLIVPAMMSGFSIILFRQFFMSIPGALIDAARIDGCSDLRILFRIIWPLSRPVIITVAILTFMASWNDVLWPLLVVRERSLMTMPQIVTIFVIGGEAETQLGSLLAAATLLALPVTVAYAFFQRYFIESMASSGIKG from the coding sequence ATGAGAACCGCGTTAAAATACCTCCTCCTGGTCCTCGGCGCAATCGTCTTCGCCTATCCGTTTCTCTGGATGATCTCGGGCTCCTTCAAGCCGGAGCTGGAGATCAACGGATTCTCGCTCTGGTCCTCGAACTTCGTTCTGGCGGGATACCGGGCGGTCTTCACCAAGATCCCGATCATCAGGGCTCTGCTCAACAGCCTCGTCGTGTCGCTCTCCGTCACCGCATCGGTGGTCGTATTCGGCTCGATGGTCGGGTACGCGCTCGCGAAGCTCGATTTCCTCGGGCGCGGGGTTCTCTATCTGCTGATCCTCTTCACGATGATGATTCCCTTTCAGATCACGCTGATCCCGCAGTACATCCTTATGGTGAAGCTGGGCTGGACCGACACCTACCTTTCTCTCATTGTTCCGGCGATGATGAGCGGGTTCAGCATCATCCTGTTCCGCCAGTTCTTCATGAGCATCCCGGGTGCGCTGATCGACGCCGCAAGGATCGACGGATGTTCCGATCTCCGGATTCTCTTCCGGATCATCTGGCCGCTCTCCCGGCCGGTGATCATCACCGTGGCGATCCTCACCTTCATGGCGAGCTGGAACGACGTGCTCTGGCCCCTCCTTGTGGTCCGGGAGCGTTCGCTCATGACCATGCCGCAGATCGTGACGATCTTCGTGATCGGCGGCGAGGCGGAGACCCAGCTCGGATCTCTGCTCGCGGCCGCGACCCTCCTCGCGCTTCCGGTGACGGTTGCCTACGCGTTCTTCCAGCGGTATTTCATCGAGAGCATGGCTTCCTCAGGCATCAAGGGGTAA
- a CDS encoding PorV/PorQ family protein yields MSITPGNIPPKRIAMLLSLAIALAAPLRVSGQSFVSDVSKTATNAAVFLEIPVGAGAIGMGSAFVSVANDATSLYWNPAGSASLTQNQFVAVHTGWIAGTRFDFGGFVLPLGRFGTLGLSFTSLSMDDMKVRTVELPEGTGEFFSAGDMAAGISYTRKLTDRFSIGFTGKYIRQSIWHESAEAFALDAGTTFKTDLFGGMTIGATLSNFGTNMQLAGRDTRTFIRVDPTKQGSNDKIPTDIELESWSLPLLFQFGVSTDVLKSETARWTVAADALHPSDDYESMNVGTEFAWQEYLFIRGGYQSLFLADHEGGLSLGVGVASSSLIGSIAIKFDYAYRDMGRLESVHTFSVAAQF; encoded by the coding sequence ATGAGCATCACGCCCGGAAATATCCCCCCGAAGCGAATCGCAATGCTGCTGTCGCTGGCGATCGCGCTGGCGGCCCCTCTGCGGGTTTCGGGCCAGAGCTTTGTCAGCGACGTCTCGAAGACCGCCACGAATGCCGCGGTGTTCCTCGAGATTCCGGTCGGCGCGGGCGCGATCGGAATGGGAAGCGCCTTCGTGAGCGTCGCCAACGACGCGACGTCCCTCTACTGGAACCCGGCGGGGAGCGCCTCCCTGACGCAGAACCAGTTCGTCGCCGTCCACACGGGTTGGATCGCGGGAACCAGGTTCGACTTCGGCGGCTTCGTCCTTCCTCTCGGCAGGTTTGGAACGCTCGGCCTCAGCTTTACCTCCCTTTCGATGGACGACATGAAAGTCCGGACCGTCGAACTTCCCGAGGGGACAGGCGAATTCTTCAGCGCCGGGGACATGGCCGCGGGGATCAGTTACACGCGGAAACTGACCGACCGGTTTTCAATCGGATTCACGGGGAAATACATCCGGCAATCGATCTGGCACGAAAGCGCCGAGGCCTTCGCTCTCGACGCGGGAACGACCTTCAAGACGGATCTCTTCGGCGGCATGACGATCGGCGCCACCCTCTCCAATTTCGGCACGAATATGCAGCTCGCGGGCCGCGACACGCGCACCTTCATCCGTGTGGACCCCACGAAGCAGGGCTCGAACGACAAGATACCGACCGACATCGAGCTGGAATCGTGGAGCCTGCCTCTCCTCTTCCAGTTCGGAGTCTCGACCGACGTCCTGAAGAGCGAGACGGCCCGCTGGACGGTCGCCGCCGACGCGCTTCATCCGAGCGACGACTATGAGAGCATGAACGTCGGGACAGAGTTCGCCTGGCAGGAGTACCTCTTCATCCGGGGAGGGTATCAATCGCTTTTCCTCGCCGACCATGAAGGCGGCCTTTCGCTCGGCGTCGGCGTCGCCTCCAGCTCCCTCATCGGATCGATCGCGATCAAGTTCGATTACGCCTACCGCGACATGGGGAGGCTGGAGAGCGTGCATACCTTCTCCGTCGCCGCCCAGTTCTGA
- a CDS encoding amylo-alpha-1,6-glucosidase, whose translation MEYPTYTYPVGSLAAGASLGNYHTFARLTAATDMVDLWSALDDQYYAGRWTIEFLAGGELLNPLETLFSPESQETFYRGPGGIEIRKRFFIPFSTDRRIQARPSVLQAAIFIIRVASPQGMPVVIRQTLTFPPQPGTLFTKQPPADQTSKRVQIFPRESSFEVRTVGRESEARVMGASAAPRSHSISGDSLTMEYELTAQPGKPSEASFVLGYSPEGIHEARKIYLLCGDARTLLDESRAAYSALLAASELLTPDPLINRGLQWAKINSVRVQQKYRAGEAFTNDPPQDIAVIRDLAWYVLGSDYFTPDFSHNLLALAERHGFHRDGKLTEFIRANEERPELHDYKLNINDDTPLYVYALHHHALLCREEDALERAWPLMKRACDYILSQVEDGLVRCHAAGTNVWGICGWRNIIDGYNLTGAVTEINAECYAALECASETAGRIGNREEAEFYSERARLLREAINSQLVSEKTGLYLLNLANGGTRHHDITGDLIFPVLFKAADAAMRKRILAKLTAGEIWTPFGARTVSKHEHNYDPDLGCQLLGGVWPNLTAWIALCSGSDDPDRLVEGMRNIYALSETARPADFVNVVPGEFPERLHGESFLSRGMAMSPWMPPTYFWLGMEGLLGIRPTLDGLEVNPCIPAGWGWIAVKNFSYKGSPVTLFFCDGTLYSNISVKSSFPLRLGELVKTSADTGAILCAGLRSPDGVVLFAASADDAHGTITIEDVGRTLREPVRLRAGEAKVWEVTTTQTQLQPEEREP comes from the coding sequence ATGGAATATCCAACCTACACCTATCCGGTGGGGTCGCTCGCCGCGGGCGCGAGCCTGGGAAACTACCATACGTTCGCCCGGCTTACCGCTGCCACGGACATGGTCGACCTCTGGAGCGCGCTCGACGATCAGTATTATGCGGGGCGTTGGACGATCGAATTCCTCGCAGGCGGGGAACTCCTCAACCCGCTCGAAACGCTCTTCAGTCCCGAGTCGCAGGAAACATTCTATCGTGGCCCGGGCGGGATCGAAATCAGAAAGCGATTCTTTATTCCCTTCTCGACCGACAGGCGAATCCAGGCGCGGCCTTCGGTCCTCCAGGCAGCCATTTTTATCATCCGGGTCGCTTCACCGCAGGGGATGCCGGTCGTCATCCGCCAGACGCTGACCTTCCCCCCGCAACCCGGGACGCTTTTCACCAAGCAACCCCCCGCGGACCAAACGTCAAAGAGGGTGCAAATCTTCCCCCGGGAGAGCTCTTTCGAGGTTCGTACCGTGGGAAGGGAGAGCGAGGCGAGGGTGATGGGGGCCTCCGCGGCGCCACGCTCGCATTCGATCTCGGGCGACTCCCTCACCATGGAATACGAACTGACCGCGCAACCGGGGAAACCTTCCGAAGCGTCGTTCGTGCTCGGATATTCCCCCGAAGGAATCCACGAAGCCCGAAAGATCTACCTTCTTTGCGGCGATGCCCGGACGCTTCTCGACGAAAGCAGGGCGGCCTATTCGGCCCTGCTTGCGGCGAGCGAGCTCCTGACGCCCGACCCGCTGATCAACAGGGGACTTCAGTGGGCGAAGATCAACAGCGTCCGCGTGCAGCAGAAGTACCGCGCCGGAGAGGCGTTTACGAACGATCCTCCCCAGGATATCGCGGTGATCCGCGATCTCGCCTGGTATGTTCTCGGTTCCGATTACTTCACGCCCGACTTCTCCCATAATCTTCTGGCGCTCGCCGAACGCCATGGCTTTCACAGGGACGGAAAACTGACGGAATTCATCCGCGCGAATGAAGAGCGTCCGGAACTTCACGACTACAAGCTCAACATCAACGACGATACGCCCCTCTACGTTTATGCCCTCCACCATCACGCGCTTCTTTGCAGAGAGGAGGACGCGCTCGAGCGGGCCTGGCCGCTGATGAAACGCGCCTGCGATTATATCCTCTCGCAGGTGGAGGACGGCCTCGTCCGGTGCCATGCCGCAGGAACGAACGTCTGGGGAATTTGCGGCTGGCGGAACATCATAGACGGCTACAATCTGACCGGAGCGGTCACCGAGATCAACGCCGAATGCTACGCCGCGCTCGAGTGCGCTTCCGAGACCGCGGGCCGGATCGGAAATCGGGAAGAGGCAGAATTCTATTCGGAGAGGGCCCGGCTCCTCCGTGAAGCGATCAACTCGCAGCTCGTGTCCGAAAAAACGGGCCTCTACCTCCTCAACCTGGCCAATGGCGGAACAAGGCATCATGATATCACCGGAGATCTCATCTTTCCGGTTCTCTTCAAGGCGGCCGACGCGGCGATGCGGAAGAGGATACTCGCCAAACTTACCGCCGGGGAGATCTGGACTCCCTTCGGCGCCCGCACGGTGAGCAAACACGAGCACAACTACGACCCGGACCTCGGCTGCCAGTTGCTCGGCGGAGTATGGCCGAACCTGACGGCATGGATCGCCCTCTGCAGCGGAAGCGACGACCCGGACAGGCTCGTCGAGGGGATGCGGAACATCTACGCACTTTCCGAAACCGCCCGGCCGGCGGATTTCGTCAACGTCGTCCCCGGAGAATTTCCGGAGCGTCTTCACGGAGAGAGCTTCCTCAGCAGGGGAATGGCGATGAGCCCGTGGATGCCGCCGACCTACTTCTGGCTGGGGATGGAAGGGCTGCTCGGCATCAGGCCCACCCTCGACGGCCTGGAGGTAAATCCCTGCATCCCCGCCGGCTGGGGCTGGATCGCGGTAAAGAACTTTTCTTACAAGGGGAGTCCCGTAACTCTCTTTTTCTGCGACGGGACATTGTATTCGAACATCTCCGTCAAAAGCTCGTTCCCCCTCAGACTCGGTGAGCTGGTGAAGACCTCCGCCGACACAGGCGCGATCCTCTGCGCCGGCCTGAGGAGTCCCGACGGGGTCGTACTCTTTGCGGCAAGCGCAG
- a CDS encoding TonB-dependent receptor, whose protein sequence is MVQRKITRIRGCIRLFLLLLFANTMGIAGTTGKISGKITDGQTREALAGVNVLVAGTALGAASDLEGSYFIINLPPGTYQLKASAVGYAPTVINDVKVFVDQTTRIDFTLQQQAIEVQGVEVTATRPLVQRDLTSTTSTVTTDQISKLPLENVQAAVNLQAGVVEGHFRGGRSNEVKYLVDGVAVNDVFSGNSALEAEVSSIQEIQVLSGTFNAEYGEALSGVVNQVTKIGGENYSGSVSSYVGDYVSTHSDIFRNIGLVSPFARGQQHRKAFGVYNVDGTLSGPVVRGSSFAKFFLSGKYIYDDGYLYGRRVFNPKDSSYTAGGNPPEWVVVATGDGRVVPMNYSERYSLQAKLSFNLGSARTLTLQGLYQNQNYRQYDHQFQLNPDGDYHYYQKSFLGSGNYNHVISDAAFLDASASIFETDFKQYVYEDPLDPRYANPEVRRLLGPNTFLTGGTQNWHFLHHTNTYTGRVELTDQVTRIHQIKAGIEGKYHTLRYQDFQIHAGPESGYRPAISPPGSFDNNTYTNHPYQLSGYFQDKIELDYLVVNVGLRYDYFQPDGRSLRNPDNVAALDTLTPPYPDALLQKAGAKSQVSPRVGLSYPISEKGAVHISYGHFFQIPAFEFLYKNPNLRITDQGVFPDFVGNTLGNPDLQPQRTTVYEIGLQQELGADLAITVTGYYKDIRNLLGLQLHQKLGITTFGEYVNRDYGAVKGFTLSFEKRIAGNLGANVDYTYQVAEGDASDPNADFINSQAGIPSNKELVPLDWDRRHSLNVTLTLSSPDNYSGGLISRLGSGLPYTPSLENSRTGIENSDNRPPFFDTDLYFTKYVRFLDRLFSIFVKVYNVFDTENEVNVFTDTGRAGYSLESTRIQEPPRGVNTLQEYFTRPDFYSAPRQVIVGASVTF, encoded by the coding sequence ATGGTACAGAGGAAAATAACGCGCATCCGTGGCTGCATCCGGCTTTTCCTGCTCCTCCTGTTCGCCAACACCATGGGCATCGCGGGCACGACGGGGAAGATCTCCGGGAAAATCACCGACGGGCAGACCAGAGAAGCCCTCGCCGGCGTGAACGTGCTCGTCGCAGGGACCGCGCTCGGCGCGGCGTCGGATCTCGAGGGAAGCTATTTCATCATCAACCTTCCGCCCGGCACCTACCAGCTGAAGGCCTCCGCTGTCGGCTACGCCCCCACCGTCATCAACGACGTCAAAGTCTTCGTCGATCAGACGACCCGCATCGACTTCACGCTCCAGCAGCAGGCGATCGAAGTCCAGGGCGTGGAAGTGACAGCCACGCGTCCGCTCGTGCAGCGCGACCTCACCTCGACGACTTCCACCGTCACCACGGATCAGATTTCGAAACTGCCTCTGGAAAACGTCCAGGCCGCCGTTAATCTCCAGGCGGGTGTCGTGGAAGGGCATTTCCGGGGCGGCCGCAGCAACGAGGTGAAGTATCTCGTCGACGGCGTGGCCGTCAACGACGTCTTTTCCGGAAACTCCGCCCTCGAGGCGGAGGTAAGCAGCATCCAGGAGATCCAGGTCCTGAGCGGGACGTTCAACGCGGAGTACGGCGAGGCGCTTTCGGGCGTCGTCAACCAGGTCACAAAAATCGGCGGGGAGAACTACAGCGGAAGCGTCTCCTCCTATGTGGGCGATTACGTCTCCACCCACAGCGATATCTTCCGGAACATCGGCCTTGTCTCGCCCTTCGCCCGGGGCCAGCAGCACCGGAAGGCCTTCGGCGTTTATAATGTCGACGGCACCCTGAGCGGGCCGGTCGTCCGGGGGAGCAGCTTCGCAAAATTCTTTCTCTCCGGCAAGTACATCTACGACGACGGGTACCTCTACGGCCGGAGGGTCTTCAATCCGAAAGACTCGTCCTACACGGCCGGGGGCAACCCTCCGGAATGGGTCGTCGTCGCGACCGGGGACGGGAGAGTCGTGCCGATGAATTACAGCGAGCGGTACTCGCTCCAGGCAAAACTCTCTTTCAATCTCGGAAGCGCGCGGACCCTGACGCTCCAGGGGCTCTACCAGAACCAGAATTACCGGCAGTACGATCATCAGTTCCAATTGAACCCCGACGGAGACTATCACTACTACCAGAAGAGCTTTCTGGGGAGCGGAAACTACAACCACGTCATCAGCGACGCCGCATTCCTCGACGCGAGCGCGTCGATCTTCGAAACGGACTTCAAGCAGTATGTGTACGAAGACCCGCTCGACCCGAGGTACGCCAACCCGGAGGTGAGGCGGCTCCTCGGCCCGAACACGTTCCTGACGGGCGGGACGCAGAACTGGCACTTCCTCCACCACACGAACACGTATACAGGCAGGGTCGAGCTCACGGACCAGGTCACCCGGATCCATCAGATCAAGGCGGGGATCGAGGGAAAATACCATACCCTGCGCTACCAGGATTTTCAGATCCATGCGGGCCCGGAGTCGGGATATCGCCCGGCCATTTCGCCCCCCGGCAGCTTCGATAACAACACCTACACGAACCATCCGTACCAGCTCTCGGGATACTTCCAGGACAAGATCGAACTCGACTACCTGGTGGTGAACGTGGGATTGCGGTACGACTATTTCCAGCCCGACGGGCGTTCGCTTCGAAACCCGGACAATGTCGCCGCCCTCGACACTCTCACGCCCCCCTACCCGGACGCGCTGCTTCAGAAGGCGGGCGCGAAATCCCAGGTCAGCCCCAGGGTGGGCCTCTCCTACCCCATCAGCGAAAAGGGAGCCGTCCATATTTCGTACGGGCATTTCTTCCAGATCCCCGCGTTCGAGTTTCTCTACAAGAACCCGAACCTCCGGATCACCGACCAGGGGGTCTTCCCCGATTTCGTCGGGAACACGCTCGGCAATCCAGATTTGCAGCCGCAGCGGACCACCGTCTATGAAATCGGCCTGCAGCAGGAACTGGGCGCCGACCTCGCGATCACGGTCACCGGGTACTACAAAGACATCCGCAACCTCCTCGGGCTTCAACTCCATCAGAAGCTGGGCATCACGACATTCGGGGAATACGTGAACCGGGATTACGGGGCGGTGAAGGGTTTCACGCTTTCGTTTGAAAAACGGATCGCGGGGAACCTGGGAGCGAACGTCGACTACACCTACCAGGTCGCGGAGGGGGACGCTTCGGATCCGAACGCCGATTTCATCAACAGCCAGGCGGGCATCCCGAGCAACAAAGAGCTGGTCCCCCTCGACTGGGACAGAAGACATTCGCTGAACGTCACGCTGACGCTCAGCAGCCCCGATAACTACTCGGGAGGCCTCATCAGCCGGCTCGGCTCGGGCCTTCCCTATACCCCCTCGCTCGAGAACTCGCGCACGGGGATCGAGAACAGCGACAACCGTCCGCCGTTTTTCGACACCGACCTTTATTTCACGAAGTATGTGCGGTTTCTCGACAGGCTCTTTTCGATCTTCGTGAAAGTGTACAACGTCTTCGACACCGAAAACGAAGTGAACGTGTTCACCGACACGGGACGCGCGGGATACTCGCTGGAATCGACGCGCATTCAGGAGCCTCCCCGGGGCGTGAACACGCTGCAGGAGTATTTCACGAGACCCGATTTCTACTCGGCCCCCCGGCAGGTGATCGTCGGGGCTTCCGTTACGTTCTAA
- a CDS encoding sugar ABC transporter permease, with product MTGAWLFRRARRSDRNGYWFILPYCIFFLAFVAYPLIFSFVLMFNRWNIVSPMEWVGMKNFLRLFSDPLFYKSLSNTLLFLAIHIPLQAGVALGFSLLLHSKIRFRGVFRALYFFPVVVSGVVVTILWQQLYSFDYGILNLLLTDVGLPRIPWLVDPGFSMPSIAVMATWKNVGIYIVLFLVGLQNIPKEMYEASEIDGAGRRKQFLHITLPMLNPTIIVIAVLSTIGGFSLFIEPYVLTGGGPMQSTLSGMLYIYNQAFFFNHMGYAAALGFVFALIILGVVLIQRKVIESDPGG from the coding sequence ATGACGGGAGCGTGGCTTTTCCGGAGAGCGAGGCGCAGCGACCGAAACGGATACTGGTTCATCCTCCCCTACTGCATCTTCTTCCTCGCGTTCGTCGCCTATCCCCTGATCTTTTCGTTCGTTCTGATGTTCAACCGCTGGAACATCGTCTCGCCGATGGAGTGGGTGGGGATGAAGAATTTTCTCCGCCTGTTCAGCGACCCTCTGTTTTACAAGTCGCTGAGTAATACGTTGTTGTTCCTTGCGATCCACATTCCGCTTCAGGCCGGGGTCGCCCTGGGGTTTTCTCTCCTCCTCCATTCGAAAATCAGGTTCAGGGGCGTGTTCCGGGCGCTCTATTTCTTCCCCGTGGTGGTTTCCGGCGTCGTCGTGACGATCCTCTGGCAGCAATTGTACTCGTTCGATTACGGCATCCTCAACCTGCTCCTGACCGACGTCGGACTGCCGCGGATCCCGTGGCTCGTCGATCCCGGCTTCTCGATGCCCTCGATCGCCGTCATGGCGACGTGGAAGAACGTCGGGATCTACATCGTGCTCTTTCTCGTGGGCCTGCAGAACATCCCGAAAGAGATGTATGAGGCCTCCGAGATCGACGGGGCAGGAAGGAGAAAGCAATTCCTCCACATCACGCTTCCGATGCTCAACCCGACGATCATCGTGATCGCGGTGCTTTCGACGATCGGCGGTTTTTCCTTGTTTATCGAGCCGTACGTGCTCACCGGGGGCGGACCGATGCAAAGCACGCTTTCCGGTATGCTCTATATCTATAACCAGGCCTTCTTTTTCAACCACATGGGGTATGCGGCGGCTCTCGGGTTCGTCTTCGCGCTGATCATCCTGGGCGTCGTCCTGATTCAACGCAAAGTGATCGAATCGGATCCGGGCGGATGA